In Nonomuraea muscovyensis, one genomic interval encodes:
- a CDS encoding anthrone oxygenase family protein, translating into MLPVLSILAMLLNGLMAGLFLGFSVAVIWGLDAAGPAQATAAMRGINIKILNPWFLSSFMLAPIVSLATGVLMLMGDGDTAAGVAFVAAAVVYFLGTFLSTAAVNVPLNNALEAGEVDWAGYFPRWLRWNHLRSLACTVALVLSGVGLLLS; encoded by the coding sequence ATGCTCCCCGTTCTCTCGATCCTCGCCATGCTCCTCAACGGGCTCATGGCGGGACTGTTCCTCGGCTTCTCCGTGGCGGTCATCTGGGGCCTCGACGCCGCCGGCCCCGCCCAGGCGACCGCCGCCATGCGCGGCATCAACATCAAGATCCTGAACCCGTGGTTCCTGTCGTCCTTCATGCTGGCGCCGATCGTGTCGCTGGCCACCGGCGTGCTGATGCTCATGGGCGACGGCGACACGGCCGCCGGGGTCGCCTTCGTCGCCGCGGCGGTGGTCTATTTCCTGGGCACGTTCCTGTCGACGGCGGCGGTGAACGTGCCGCTCAACAACGCGCTCGAAGCGGGCGAGGTGGACTGGGCCGGCTACTTTCCGCGCTGGCTCCGGTGGAACCACCTGCGCTCCCTCGCCTGCACCGTCGCTCTCGTGCTGTCCGGCGTGGGGCTCCTTCTCTCCTGA
- a CDS encoding DUF4345 family protein, translating to MVCDNVIIAMVAVFFAGMGIYGLVAPGALLAPFGTRVVSADGRNEVRAVYGGFGLATALALVLAALDVGTLRDGVLVAVALALAGMAVGRVVSMLLERPARFYPTVLYLIVEAGLAAALLAVR from the coding sequence ATGGTCTGCGACAACGTGATCATCGCCATGGTGGCGGTCTTCTTCGCCGGGATGGGGATCTACGGCCTGGTGGCGCCGGGTGCGCTGCTGGCCCCGTTCGGCACGCGGGTGGTCTCTGCCGACGGCCGCAACGAGGTGCGGGCGGTCTACGGCGGGTTCGGGCTCGCCACGGCCCTGGCGCTGGTCCTGGCCGCGCTGGACGTGGGCACGCTGCGTGACGGCGTGCTGGTCGCGGTGGCGCTCGCGCTGGCGGGCATGGCGGTGGGCCGAGTCGTCTCCATGCTGCTGGAGCGCCCGGCGCGGTTCTACCCGACCGTGCTCTATCTGATCGTCGAGGCTGGTCTCGCCGCGGCCCTGCTGGCCGTGCGCTGA
- a CDS encoding TetR/AcrR family transcriptional regulator — MPRDTLTRDQIVRTAVELLDEEGLDGLNMRSLGKRLGTVATAVYWHVKNKDDLVLLAGDHVWNEVELPDVDAVDWRTAATTMAGSLHAMLGRHPWLVQAIGSYLFYGPGKARHDDHSLAVFEAAGFRGAAADRASAAVFTYVLGNVLGMSALDSLSKRLSRTGKNADELIQDAMAKAHDIALGFPRLRTRLDAPSAEYNAAPEHTFEYGLRALLDGMEAELRRDREPADPR; from the coding sequence ATGCCACGCGACACCCTGACCCGGGACCAGATCGTCCGGACCGCCGTCGAACTGCTCGACGAGGAGGGTCTGGACGGCCTGAACATGCGCAGCCTCGGCAAGCGGCTCGGCACGGTCGCGACGGCCGTCTACTGGCACGTCAAGAACAAGGACGACCTCGTCCTGCTCGCGGGCGACCACGTCTGGAACGAGGTCGAGCTGCCCGACGTCGACGCCGTGGACTGGCGGACGGCGGCCACGACCATGGCCGGCAGCCTGCACGCCATGCTCGGCAGGCACCCGTGGCTCGTGCAGGCCATCGGCTCCTACCTCTTCTACGGTCCCGGCAAGGCCCGCCACGACGACCACAGCCTGGCCGTCTTCGAGGCGGCCGGCTTCCGCGGCGCGGCGGCCGACAGGGCGTCGGCCGCCGTCTTCACCTACGTCCTCGGCAACGTTCTCGGCATGTCGGCGCTGGACTCGCTGTCCAAGCGGCTGAGCCGTACCGGCAAGAACGCCGACGAGCTGATCCAGGACGCCATGGCCAAGGCGCACGACATCGCCCTGGGGTTCCCGCGCCTGCGCACCCGCCTGGACGCGCCGTCGGCGGAGTACAACGCCGCGCCCGAGCACACCTTCGAGTACGGTCTTCGCGCCCTCCTGGACGGTATGGAGGCCGAACTCCGCCGCGACCGCGAACCCGCGGACCCGAGGTGA
- the sugE gene encoding quaternary ammonium compound efflux SMR transporter SugE, with translation MAWFVVIVAGLFEVAMAYSLKLSDGFTRPLPSVGFVAFALLSFGLLAYALKSLDVGTAYAVWTGIGAVGTAVLGMALLGEEASPVRIVSVALIVCGVIGLNLSGGGH, from the coding sequence ATGGCCTGGTTCGTGGTCATCGTCGCCGGTCTGTTCGAGGTCGCCATGGCCTACTCGCTCAAGCTCAGCGACGGGTTCACCCGGCCGCTGCCCAGCGTGGGTTTCGTGGCGTTCGCCCTGCTCAGCTTCGGGTTGCTCGCGTACGCGCTGAAAAGCCTGGACGTCGGTACGGCGTACGCCGTCTGGACCGGCATCGGGGCGGTGGGCACGGCGGTGCTCGGGATGGCGTTGCTGGGTGAGGAGGCGTCGCCGGTGCGGATCGTGTCGGTCGCCCTCATCGTCTGCGGTGTCATCGGCCTGAACCTGTCGGGCGGCGGTCACTAG
- the sigJ gene encoding RNA polymerase sigma factor SigJ, which translates to MDEREWLTGRFEEHRTHLRAVAYRMLGSVSEADDAVQEAWLRLDRADTSGVENLGAWLTTVVARVCLNVLRSRDHRREEPFTVHMPDPIISRESGTDPEHEAVLSDSVGLAMLVVLETLSPAERLAFVLHDMFAVPFEEIAPMIERTPAAARQLASRARRRVRDQAPVPDPDLARQRGVVDAFFAAARDGDFEGLVAVLHPDVVLRSDGGVGAHHTVVVTGAREVAGQAITFGRLSPFVRPALVNGAAGVVVVPKERPVSVMAFTVTDGRILTIDVLADPRRLNRLDVPGLDG; encoded by the coding sequence GTGGACGAACGCGAATGGCTGACGGGGCGTTTCGAGGAGCACCGGACCCACCTGCGGGCGGTCGCCTACCGGATGCTCGGCTCGGTCAGCGAGGCCGACGACGCCGTTCAGGAGGCCTGGTTGCGGCTCGACCGTGCCGACACCAGTGGCGTGGAGAACCTGGGCGCGTGGCTGACCACGGTGGTGGCCCGCGTGTGCCTGAACGTGCTGCGCTCGCGTGACCACCGGCGGGAGGAACCGTTCACGGTGCACATGCCCGACCCGATCATCAGCCGCGAGTCCGGGACCGACCCCGAGCACGAGGCGGTGCTCTCCGACTCGGTCGGGCTGGCGATGCTGGTGGTGCTGGAGACGCTGTCGCCGGCCGAGCGGCTCGCGTTCGTGCTGCACGACATGTTCGCCGTGCCGTTCGAGGAGATCGCCCCGATGATCGAGCGGACGCCGGCCGCGGCGCGGCAGCTCGCCAGCCGCGCCCGTCGCCGCGTGCGGGACCAGGCCCCGGTTCCCGACCCCGACCTGGCCCGCCAGCGCGGCGTGGTGGACGCGTTCTTCGCCGCCGCCCGTGACGGCGACTTCGAGGGGCTCGTCGCCGTGCTGCACCCCGATGTGGTGCTGCGGTCCGACGGCGGCGTCGGGGCCCACCACACGGTCGTCGTCACGGGCGCGCGTGAGGTGGCCGGCCAGGCGATCACGTTCGGCCGGCTTTCCCCGTTCGTCCGGCCGGCGCTGGTCAACGGCGCCGCCGGGGTCGTCGTCGTGCCGAAGGAGCGGCCGGTGTCCGTCATGGCCTTCACCGTCACCGACGGGCGGATCCTCACCATCGACGTGCTGGCCGACCCCCGACGCCTGAACCGGCTCGACGTCCCGGGCCTCGACGGCTGA
- a CDS encoding MarR family winged helix-turn-helix transcriptional regulator, whose protein sequence is MDGDGERGVDLQSFGVRLRRMTAEFNRIAHEFAHEHGLHTTDVQALIKIFDAVSPITPSRLREELNLTSGAVTACLDRLERAGHIRRVRDVQDRRVVHLHYLDPAKDVAAAFFRPLGRSTDNALRRFSPEELRTVAAFLDAMNDELDVLRAPPGSP, encoded by the coding sequence ATGGACGGCGATGGTGAGAGGGGCGTCGACCTCCAGTCCTTCGGGGTGCGACTGCGCCGGATGACCGCCGAGTTCAACCGCATCGCCCACGAGTTCGCCCACGAGCACGGGTTGCACACCACCGACGTCCAGGCCCTCATCAAGATCTTCGACGCTGTGTCGCCGATCACTCCCAGCCGGCTGCGGGAGGAGCTGAACCTCACGTCGGGGGCCGTCACCGCCTGCCTCGACCGGCTGGAGCGGGCCGGGCACATCCGCCGGGTTCGCGACGTGCAGGACCGGCGCGTGGTCCACCTGCACTACCTCGACCCGGCGAAGGACGTCGCGGCGGCCTTCTTCCGGCCGCTCGGCCGGAGCACGGACAACGCCCTGCGGCGGTTCAGCCCGGAGGAGTTGCGCACCGTGGCCGCCTTTCTCGACGCCATGAACGACGAACTCGACGTGCTGCGAGCCCCGCCGGGTTCTCCATGA
- a CDS encoding MMPL family transporter — translation MARQPNRWLIPALLVLVWLAVGGGLGPFAGRLTEVSTNDQAAFLPQSAESTRVLDVQERFREGETQPLIVVWTAGGKDVTPEQTTAATRALASLRGTAGVVGTPTPAVGSDDGRALRGVVQLSPDLEGPLGDTLDRIGSAVAVDGLRAQLAGPAATRADLSDAFAGIDGLLLGVALVTVLIILLAVYRSVLLPLVIIIGAVLALGLACAVVYLLADRGVVRVDGQVQGILFILVIGAATDYALLLTARFQQELAATGDRFAAGRVALRRSFEPIVASAATVALGLLALLLSSLTNNRALGPVGAIGIACAALSALTFLPAVLVLLGRAALWPAKPRPADAAARGIWGRVAALVDRRPRRLWIATVLPLAGLALFAPQLNARGVPLDETFVNDAPSVAAQATLSEHFPGGSGQPAVIVVPAERAAAVARTAGDVEGVSTAEAVTRSGRPGDTPKIVDGLVLVEATLDDAPDGDAAQDTVKRLRAALASEDGVMIGGYSAQRYDTTETAKDDTLLIVPVVLAIILLILIVLLRSLMTPVLLVVTVALNFLATLGVSTLVFTHVFGFTGSDASVPLYGFVFLVALGVDYNIFLMSRVREETAHHGPREGVLRGLVTTGGVITSAGVVLAATFAALVVIPLAFLAQVAFIVAFGVLLDTLVVRSLLVPALVRDLDARAWWPSRLGRAGVRQESRDLTGASR, via the coding sequence ATGGCACGGCAACCGAACCGCTGGCTGATTCCGGCGCTGCTGGTGCTCGTCTGGCTGGCCGTCGGCGGAGGGCTGGGGCCGTTCGCCGGCAGGCTGACAGAGGTGTCCACCAACGACCAGGCCGCGTTCCTGCCGCAGAGTGCGGAGTCCACGCGCGTGCTGGACGTGCAGGAGAGGTTCCGCGAGGGCGAGACGCAGCCACTCATCGTGGTCTGGACGGCGGGCGGAAAGGACGTCACCCCCGAGCAGACCACCGCGGCGACCCGCGCGCTCGCCTCGCTGCGCGGCACGGCGGGCGTCGTCGGGACGCCCACGCCCGCCGTCGGCTCGGACGACGGCCGGGCGCTCCGGGGCGTGGTCCAGCTCAGCCCCGACCTCGAAGGCCCGCTCGGCGACACTCTGGACCGGATCGGCTCGGCGGTGGCGGTCGACGGCCTGCGGGCCCAGCTCGCGGGGCCGGCGGCCACCCGCGCCGACCTGTCCGACGCCTTCGCCGGGATCGACGGCCTGCTGCTCGGCGTGGCGCTGGTCACCGTGCTGATCATCCTGCTGGCGGTGTACCGGAGCGTGCTGCTGCCTCTCGTCATCATCATCGGCGCGGTCCTCGCGCTGGGGCTGGCCTGCGCTGTGGTGTACCTCCTGGCCGACCGTGGCGTCGTCCGGGTCGACGGACAGGTGCAGGGCATCCTGTTCATCCTGGTCATCGGCGCGGCCACCGACTACGCGCTGCTGCTGACCGCCCGCTTCCAGCAGGAACTGGCCGCGACCGGCGACCGCTTCGCCGCCGGCCGCGTCGCGCTGCGGCGCTCGTTCGAGCCGATCGTCGCCAGTGCCGCCACCGTGGCCCTGGGCCTGCTCGCGCTGCTGCTCAGCAGCCTGACCAACAACCGCGCGCTCGGCCCGGTGGGCGCCATCGGCATCGCGTGCGCCGCCCTCAGCGCGCTCACCTTCCTGCCCGCCGTTCTGGTCCTGCTGGGCCGCGCCGCCCTGTGGCCGGCGAAGCCGCGACCGGCCGACGCCGCGGCGCGCGGGATCTGGGGCCGCGTGGCCGCCCTGGTGGACCGCCGTCCCCGGCGGCTCTGGATCGCGACCGTCCTGCCTCTCGCCGGACTCGCCCTCTTCGCGCCGCAGCTGAACGCCCGAGGCGTCCCGCTGGACGAGACCTTCGTGAACGACGCCCCTTCGGTGGCGGCGCAGGCGACGCTGAGCGAGCACTTCCCCGGCGGCTCGGGGCAACCCGCGGTCATCGTCGTCCCCGCCGAACGCGCCGCGGCCGTGGCGCGGACGGCCGGCGACGTCGAGGGCGTGTCCACCGCCGAGGCGGTGACCCGAAGCGGACGACCGGGCGACACCCCCAAGATCGTCGACGGTCTCGTGCTGGTCGAGGCGACGCTGGACGACGCGCCGGACGGCGACGCCGCCCAGGACACGGTCAAGCGCCTGCGCGCCGCGCTCGCGTCCGAGGACGGTGTCATGATCGGCGGGTACAGCGCGCAGCGCTACGACACGACCGAGACCGCGAAGGACGACACCCTGCTCATCGTCCCGGTCGTCCTGGCGATCATCCTGCTCATCCTGATCGTCCTGCTGCGCTCGCTGATGACGCCCGTGCTCCTGGTCGTCACCGTCGCCCTGAACTTCCTGGCCACCCTCGGCGTCTCCACACTGGTCTTCACGCACGTGTTCGGGTTCACCGGCAGCGACGCGTCCGTGCCGCTGTACGGCTTCGTCTTCCTGGTCGCGCTGGGGGTGGACTACAACATCTTCCTCATGTCCAGGGTGCGCGAGGAGACCGCGCACCACGGGCCACGGGAGGGCGTGCTGCGCGGGCTGGTCACCACCGGCGGGGTGATCACCTCGGCGGGCGTCGTACTCGCCGCCACCTTCGCCGCGCTGGTGGTGATCCCGCTGGCCTTCCTCGCGCAGGTGGCCTTCATCGTCGCCTTCGGTGTCCTGCTCGACACCCTGGTGGTGCGGTCCCTGCTGGTCCCGGCTCTGGTACGGGATCTGGACGCGCGCGCGTGGTGGCCCAGTCGCCTAGGCCGGGCCGGGGTACGGCAGGAGTCCAGGGACCTGACCGGAGCCTCCAGATGA
- a CDS encoding class I SAM-dependent methyltransferase encodes MTLENGRRWNHNIHYHSRILRAVPDGAQRALDVGCGEGMLARELRRTVPHVTGIDLDAPSIDQALKYPDDVDYVLGDFLTHPFEPASFDVIASVATLHHMDAAAGLARMRDLLRPGGVLAIVGLARSAMPDDLPRDLAGVVVGTFHRVAKGHWKHPSPTVWPPPVTYPQMRTLAAEMLPGSRYRRHLLLRYSIIWRKPQG; translated from the coding sequence ATGACACTGGAGAACGGCAGGCGATGGAACCACAACATCCACTACCACTCCCGTATCCTGCGCGCGGTCCCTGACGGCGCCCAGCGCGCCCTCGACGTCGGCTGCGGCGAGGGCATGCTCGCCCGCGAGCTCCGGCGGACCGTGCCGCACGTCACCGGCATCGACCTCGACGCGCCCAGCATCGACCAAGCCCTCAAGTATCCGGACGACGTCGACTACGTCCTCGGCGATTTCCTCACCCACCCCTTCGAGCCCGCCTCGTTCGACGTCATCGCCTCGGTGGCCACCCTGCACCACATGGACGCCGCCGCCGGGTTGGCCCGCATGCGCGACCTGCTGCGCCCCGGCGGCGTCCTGGCCATCGTCGGCCTGGCCCGTAGCGCCATGCCCGACGACCTGCCGCGTGACCTGGCCGGCGTCGTCGTCGGTACCTTCCATCGCGTGGCGAAGGGCCACTGGAAGCATCCGTCGCCCACGGTGTGGCCGCCGCCGGTGACGTACCCGCAGATGCGAACGTTGGCCGCCGAGATGCTGCCCGGCTCCCGGTATCGCCGTCACCTCCTGTTGCGTTACAGCATCATCTGGCGCAAGCCGCAGGGCTGA
- a CDS encoding RDD family protein, translating to MAVAAFPTWELWRERRVAEELVQTHGESGEVYGYVCQFGSGSTLSPLAPLRRDLEAVEELTTEWGVAAFVVLLGLVACLGRRDPGVTGRRVAGVLVLIAVVEPLASLYGDRGICREAIPLLSADWFKGVAGGWGITQLFLLAAAALVLAASREMRSVAAGEPDGSPAGTVWRRPAAALVDYLIIGVVLGAVGGPAWPLIGMNFKIAMGAGLLERADTYLFRGSVRPADLAVVIGLYVYCWVQHAVWGRTLGKRLLGIRVIDARTGGRLGAGKAALRTLAFPLVALVPGVGLWFVLVDGLWMLLDGEGRVLHDRLLGAAVVRDRVTEAQPQT from the coding sequence GTGGCCGTCGCAGCCTTCCCGACGTGGGAACTGTGGCGAGAGCGCCGCGTAGCCGAGGAACTCGTCCAGACCCATGGGGAGTCCGGCGAGGTCTACGGGTACGTGTGTCAGTTCGGCAGTGGATCGACGCTGTCGCCGCTTGCCCCGCTGCGCCGCGATCTCGAAGCCGTCGAGGAGCTCACGACGGAGTGGGGGGTTGCGGCCTTTGTGGTCCTCCTCGGTCTGGTCGCCTGCCTCGGCCGCAGGGATCCCGGGGTGACAGGCCGGCGGGTGGCAGGAGTCCTCGTCCTGATCGCGGTGGTCGAACCTCTCGCCTCGCTGTACGGCGATCGAGGGATCTGCCGTGAGGCGATCCCCCTGCTCAGCGCCGACTGGTTCAAGGGGGTGGCCGGTGGCTGGGGGATCACTCAGCTGTTCCTCCTGGCGGCCGCGGCGCTGGTGCTCGCCGCGTCGCGCGAGATGCGGTCCGTCGCCGCCGGCGAGCCGGACGGGTCACCGGCCGGGACGGTGTGGCGGCGGCCGGCGGCGGCCCTGGTCGACTACCTGATCATCGGTGTGGTCCTCGGTGCCGTCGGAGGGCCGGCATGGCCCCTGATCGGCATGAACTTCAAGATCGCCATGGGGGCCGGACTTCTGGAGCGGGCTGACACATACCTGTTCCGGGGCAGTGTGCGGCCCGCGGACCTGGCCGTCGTGATCGGCCTGTACGTGTACTGCTGGGTGCAGCACGCCGTGTGGGGGCGGACTCTCGGCAAGCGCCTGCTGGGCATTCGCGTCATCGACGCGCGGACGGGTGGACGACTGGGGGCGGGGAAGGCGGCTCTTCGCACGTTGGCCTTCCCCCTGGTCGCCCTCGTCCCCGGCGTCGGGCTGTGGTTCGTCCTGGTGGACGGGTTGTGGATGCTCCTCGATGGGGAAGGCCGGGTTCTGCACGACCGCTTGCTGGGCGCTGCGGTGGTGCGCGACCGGGTGACGGAGGCCCAGCCTCAGACGTGA
- a CDS encoding barstar family protein encodes MERMDTVQPKFLLINEDDQVLGACLDAEGFFVEPAESEQPVTIEILGCLPAQRLRAYLEGSERCCRRNPVGLEGLRMLDAAGEPLADFWVSRIVDWRPSRLDPERVDIVALWGFDSPPAGARHVWERWRTARPDRPNQWAAYGPQDRREWLTIVGRSSFWRAGRVDHPPGSVYHLDGTHVTDEAAFYLAMGEAINGPGGYFGWNLDALDDCLGGRFGARAPFTLIWNESHIARRSLTRTLEQVNDDAQPCFDIIQTILAERDVGVVLM; translated from the coding sequence ATGGAGCGCATGGACACCGTTCAACCGAAGTTCCTTCTGATCAATGAGGATGATCAGGTTCTCGGTGCCTGCCTCGATGCCGAGGGCTTCTTCGTCGAGCCCGCTGAGAGCGAGCAGCCCGTGACGATCGAGATCCTGGGATGCCTTCCCGCTCAGCGGTTGCGCGCCTATCTGGAGGGTTCCGAGCGCTGTTGCCGGCGAAACCCCGTGGGCCTCGAAGGGCTTCGGATGCTGGACGCGGCAGGAGAGCCGCTCGCGGACTTCTGGGTGAGTCGGATCGTCGACTGGCGACCCTCCAGACTCGATCCTGAGCGGGTGGACATCGTCGCTCTGTGGGGGTTCGACAGTCCGCCGGCCGGCGCGAGGCACGTCTGGGAACGTTGGCGCACAGCCCGGCCTGACCGGCCGAACCAGTGGGCCGCGTACGGTCCGCAGGACAGGCGGGAATGGTTGACCATCGTCGGCCGCAGCAGCTTCTGGCGGGCAGGACGAGTCGATCACCCGCCGGGAAGCGTCTACCACCTCGATGGAACCCATGTCACCGATGAGGCCGCCTTCTACCTTGCGATGGGCGAGGCCATCAACGGGCCGGGCGGCTACTTCGGCTGGAATCTCGACGCGCTGGACGACTGTCTGGGGGGTCGCTTCGGAGCGAGGGCGCCGTTCACGCTGATCTGGAACGAGTCCCACATCGCGCGGCGGTCCCTGACACGAACCTTGGAGCAGGTGAACGACGACGCTCAACCCTGTTTCGACATCATCCAGACGATCCTCGCGGAGCGCGACGTTGGTGTCGTGTTGATGTGA
- a CDS encoding AlkA N-terminal domain-containing protein, with protein sequence MPGAISLRLPYRPPMDVAAMLGSLGAEATLGAEKYAEGIHRRSLVLPHGTGVVALSEMPGAKYVGCELRLDDLRDLTAAVSRRRRLLDLDAGQEAIDRHLGPPAAAAPAAGHTGGPGHPHDPAHRGVRPRPGRRPRARDQAGPRPSGHHRRKRQH encoded by the coding sequence GTGCCGGGCGCCATCAGCCTTCGCCTGCCCTATCGGCCGCCCATGGACGTGGCGGCGATGCTCGGCAGCCTGGGCGCGGAAGCCACCCTCGGCGCCGAGAAGTACGCGGAAGGAATCCACCGCCGCTCCCTCGTCCTTCCGCATGGGACCGGGGTCGTTGCCCTGAGTGAGATGCCTGGCGCCAAGTACGTGGGCTGCGAGCTGCGGCTCGACGACCTACGCGACCTGACCGCCGCCGTGAGCAGGCGCCGCCGCCTCTTGGACCTGGACGCCGGCCAGGAGGCCATCGACCGGCACCTGGGGCCGCCGGCCGCAGCCGCGCCAGCCGCCGGCCATACCGGTGGGCCGGGTCACCCACACGATCCCGCGCATCGAGGCGTTCGACCTCGACCTGGACGCCGACCACGAGCACGTGACCAAGCAGGTCCACGACCTTCCGGGCATCACCGAAGAAAGCGGCAGCACTGA